From Pseudomonas sp. G.S.17, the proteins below share one genomic window:
- a CDS encoding DUF748 domain-containing protein gives MKRRYSWPLWTLAGVVVLLIAVHIALPYVVRNYLNDKLADMGDYRGQVTDVDLALWRGAYRINGLNIVKVDGKVPVPFVNVPVIDLAVSWHSLWYDHAVVAEVLFQRPELNFVDGGANKQASQTGQGTDWRAQMNKLLPITLNEVRIQDGIITFNNFTTTPKVKIEADKVNASLYNLTNVEDVEGKRDARFEGKALLLGHANLESSATFDPFSNFEDFDFRLRATDIELKRLNDFASAYGKFDFNAGSGDLVIEAQANKGQLTGYIKPLLRDVDVFNWQQDVENQNKGFFRSIWEAVVGTGETVLKNQSKNQFATRVNLSGSVHKQDISAFQAFLQILRNAFVQAFNARYDGSKG, from the coding sequence ATGAAACGTCGCTACAGCTGGCCACTCTGGACCCTCGCGGGAGTCGTCGTGCTGCTGATTGCTGTGCACATCGCCCTCCCCTATGTGGTGCGCAACTATTTGAACGACAAGCTCGCCGACATGGGCGATTACCGCGGGCAGGTCACGGATGTCGACCTGGCGTTGTGGCGCGGTGCATACAGGATCAATGGGCTGAATATCGTCAAGGTCGACGGCAAGGTGCCGGTGCCGTTTGTCAACGTACCGGTCATCGACCTGGCGGTGAGCTGGCATTCGCTGTGGTACGACCATGCGGTGGTGGCCGAAGTACTGTTTCAGCGTCCGGAGCTGAACTTCGTCGATGGCGGCGCCAACAAGCAAGCGTCGCAGACCGGTCAGGGTACCGACTGGCGCGCGCAGATGAACAAGCTGTTGCCCATTACGCTCAACGAAGTGCGTATTCAGGACGGGATTATCACCTTCAACAACTTCACCACCACACCGAAGGTGAAAATCGAAGCCGACAAGGTCAATGCCAGCCTTTATAACCTGACCAATGTCGAAGACGTCGAAGGCAAGCGGGACGCGCGTTTCGAAGGCAAGGCATTGTTGCTGGGCCACGCGAACCTGGAATCGTCGGCGACGTTCGATCCGTTCAGCAACTTCGAAGATTTTGACTTCCGCCTGCGCGCCACCGACATCGAACTCAAGCGCCTCAACGACTTCGCTTCGGCGTACGGCAAGTTCGACTTCAACGCCGGCAGCGGCGATCTGGTCATTGAAGCGCAGGCCAATAAAGGCCAACTGACCGGTTATATCAAGCCGCTGCTGCGCGACGTTGATGTCTTCAACTGGCAGCAGGATGTCGAGAATCAGAACAAAGGCTTCTTCCGTTCGATCTGGGAAGCGGTGGTCGGCACCGGCGAAACCGTGCTGAAAAACCAGAGCAAAAACCAGTTCGCCACCCGCGTGAACCTCAGCGGCAGCGTGCACAAACAGGACATCAGCGCGTTTCAGGCGTTTTTGCAGATTCTGCGCAATGCGTTCGTCCAGGCGTTCAATGCGCGGTATGACGGGAGCAAGGGCTAG
- a CDS encoding DUF2937 family protein, whose amino-acid sequence MLRSYLRLVLFTVGLLFGVQIPGFVSDYGKRVEAHLIEAQQSIKGYNATAAQFFNGDVQALIQHYRESEDPVFRSDADSINALLTRTQILEREWLAMQGPWYARALHVAIAADADIRRETWNGYTWQVLLAPGVIAWGIVCALVLALLIETFFLMLGWVATGGRRKHRLERDY is encoded by the coding sequence ATGCTGCGAAGTTATCTGCGATTGGTCTTGTTTACCGTGGGCCTGTTGTTCGGGGTACAGATTCCTGGTTTTGTCAGTGATTACGGCAAGCGCGTCGAAGCGCACCTGATCGAGGCCCAGCAAAGCATCAAGGGCTACAACGCCACTGCTGCGCAGTTCTTCAACGGCGACGTGCAGGCGCTGATCCAGCATTACCGCGAAAGCGAAGACCCGGTATTTCGCAGCGACGCCGACAGCATCAACGCGCTGCTGACCCGCACGCAGATCCTCGAACGCGAATGGCTGGCCATGCAAGGTCCGTGGTATGCCCGGGCGCTGCATGTGGCCATCGCCGCCGACGCCGATATCCGTCGCGAAACCTGGAATGGTTACACCTGGCAGGTGCTGCTGGCCCCTGGAGTGATCGCTTGGGGTATCGTTTGCGCGCTGGTGCTGGCGCTGCTGATCGAGACGTTCTTCCTGATGCTTGGCTGGGTCGCCACGGGCGGGCGTCGCAAGCACAGACTGGAGCGGGATTACTGA
- a CDS encoding 5-oxoprolinase subunit PxpA: MGRLLLNCDIGESYGAWTMGMDAEVMPFIDCANVACGFHAGDPSVMRKTVSLALANDVTIGAHPAYPDLVGFGRRSMACSPQEIHDLLHYQIGALDGICRAQGGRVRYVKPHGAMYNDMMANPVQLRAVIEGIARYDAQLPLMLLAMRDNSAAQAIADEFGVQLWFEAFADRGYDAEGRLMPRQQPSAVHHDPEIIIAQAMTLARGEPLTASDGTALHLKPHTLCVHGDNASSIAAVQRIRQALDEQFAL; encoded by the coding sequence ATGGGCCGCCTGTTACTGAACTGCGATATCGGCGAAAGTTACGGCGCCTGGACCATGGGCATGGACGCCGAAGTCATGCCGTTCATTGATTGCGCCAACGTCGCCTGCGGCTTCCATGCCGGGGATCCGAGCGTGATGCGCAAGACCGTCAGCCTGGCGCTGGCCAATGATGTAACGATAGGCGCCCATCCGGCCTATCCGGATCTGGTCGGCTTCGGTCGCCGCTCCATGGCGTGCAGCCCGCAGGAAATCCACGATCTGCTGCACTACCAGATCGGCGCGCTGGACGGCATTTGCCGCGCTCAGGGCGGGCGAGTGCGATACGTCAAACCTCACGGCGCGATGTACAACGACATGATGGCCAATCCCGTTCAGCTGCGTGCGGTCATCGAAGGCATCGCCCGCTACGACGCGCAACTGCCGCTGATGCTGCTGGCGATGCGCGACAACAGCGCCGCCCAGGCGATTGCCGACGAGTTTGGCGTACAACTCTGGTTCGAAGCGTTCGCTGATCGAGGCTACGACGCAGAAGGGCGCTTGATGCCGCGCCAACAGCCCAGCGCCGTTCACCATGATCCGGAAATCATCATCGCTCAGGCCATGACGCTGGCGCGTGGCGAACCGCTGACTGCCAGCGATGGCACCGCGCTGCACCTCAAGCCGCATACGCTCTGTGTGCATGGCGACAACGCCAGTTCGATTGCTGCCGTGCAGCGCATCCGCCAGGCATTGGACGAGCAGTTCGCCTTATGA
- a CDS encoding class II glutamine amidotransferase has translation MCELLGMSANVPTDIVFSFTGLMQRGGRTGPHRDGWGIAFYEGRGLRLFQDPAASSESEVAQLVQRYPIKSEVVIGHIRQANVGRVCLSNTHPFVRELWGRNWCFAHNGQLADFTPRATFYRPVGDTDSEAAFCDLLNQVREAFPEPVEIEQLLPSLVEACSEYRSKGVFNALLSDGDWLFCFCSTKLVQITRRAPFGPARLKDVDVIVDFQAETTPNDVVTVIATEPLTEDEIWHRYEPGQWALWRRGECVAQGNA, from the coding sequence ATGTGTGAATTACTGGGCATGAGCGCCAATGTCCCGACCGATATCGTTTTCAGCTTTACCGGGCTGATGCAGCGTGGCGGGCGTACCGGCCCCCATCGCGACGGCTGGGGCATTGCCTTTTACGAGGGTCGCGGCTTGCGTTTGTTCCAGGACCCTGCAGCGAGCAGCGAGTCAGAAGTCGCACAGTTGGTTCAGCGTTATCCCATAAAAAGCGAAGTGGTGATCGGGCACATCCGCCAAGCCAATGTCGGTCGCGTGTGCTTGTCCAATACTCATCCGTTTGTCCGAGAACTCTGGGGCCGTAATTGGTGTTTCGCCCACAACGGTCAGCTCGCGGACTTCACTCCCCGAGCCACGTTCTATCGACCCGTAGGCGACACCGACAGCGAAGCTGCGTTTTGCGATCTGCTCAATCAGGTGCGCGAGGCGTTTCCCGAGCCGGTGGAAATCGAACAGCTGCTGCCGTCGCTGGTCGAAGCCTGCAGTGAATATCGCAGCAAAGGCGTGTTCAATGCCCTGCTCAGCGATGGCGACTGGCTGTTCTGCTTCTGCTCGACCAAGCTGGTGCAGATCACCCGTCGCGCGCCATTTGGTCCGGCCCGTTTGAAGGACGTGGACGTCATCGTCGATTTCCAGGCGGAAACCACTCCCAATGACGTGGTGACCGTGATTGCCACCGAACCCTTGACCGAAGACGAGATATGGCATCGCTACGAGCCGGGCCAATGGGCGCTGTGGCGGCGTGGCGAATGCGTTGCCCAGGGCAATGCTTGA
- a CDS encoding allophanate hydrolase subunit 1: protein MKLRIEVVAIDCLMVRLFDAIDETNMPWMLAATARLRESFGVHLVDLVPSYTTLMVHYDVLALNPDQARELIHQALRDLAPDPTARGQHHVLPVWYDLSVGPELTLLARRSGLETSEVIRRHCEREYQVFALGFAPGFAFMGLVEEILAAPRLNTPRKRVAAGSVGIAERQTAAYPVVSPGGWNLIGRTPSKLFDRQRDGYSLMQPGDSVTFAAVDHAEFVRLGGDDTPLEVQP, encoded by the coding sequence ATGAAACTGCGTATTGAAGTGGTGGCGATCGATTGCCTGATGGTGCGGCTGTTCGATGCCATCGACGAAACCAACATGCCCTGGATGCTGGCTGCTACGGCCCGTTTGCGGGAGAGTTTCGGCGTGCATCTGGTTGATCTGGTGCCGTCTTACACCACCTTGATGGTGCACTACGATGTGCTCGCCCTGAATCCCGATCAGGCCCGGGAGCTGATCCATCAGGCGCTGCGCGATCTGGCCCCGGACCCGACGGCGCGTGGTCAGCATCATGTGTTGCCGGTCTGGTACGACCTCAGCGTCGGCCCGGAATTGACTTTGTTGGCGCGGCGCAGCGGCCTGGAAACCAGCGAAGTGATTCGTCGTCACTGCGAGCGCGAATATCAGGTATTCGCCCTGGGTTTCGCGCCGGGCTTCGCGTTCATGGGCCTGGTGGAAGAAATTCTTGCCGCGCCACGCCTGAACACACCACGTAAGCGCGTCGCGGCCGGCAGCGTCGGCATTGCTGAACGGCAGACCGCTGCTTACCCGGTGGTTTCCCCCGGCGGCTGGAACCTGATCGGGCGTACACCGAGCAAACTGTTTGATCGTCAACGGGACGGCTACAGCCTGATGCAGCCCGGTGACAGCGTGACCTTCGCCGCAGTCGATCACGCGGAGTTCGTGCGCCTGGGCGGCGATGACACACCGCTGGAGGTGCAGCCATGA
- a CDS encoding VWA domain-containing protein, whose amino-acid sequence MLLNLFNEMRAAKVPVSVRELLDLINALKQRVTFADMDEFYYLARTILVKDERHFDKFDRAFGAYFNGLEKLDDHLKALIPEDWLRKEFERSLSEEERAQIQSLGGLDKLIEEFKKRLEEQKERHAGGNKWIGTGGTSPFGSGGYNPEGIRVGDAGERKGKAVKVWDQREYKNLDDQVELGTRNIKIALRRLRKFARQGAAEELDIDGTIDHTARDAGLLNIQMRPERRNTIKLLLLFDIGGSMDAHVKICEELFSACKTEFKHLEYFYFLNFIYESVWKNNSRRGSERTSTQDLLHKYGADYKVIFIGDASLAPYEITQAGGSVEHWNEEPGYLWMQRFTAKFKKLIWINPYPKDAWAYTTSTNIVRDLIEDQMYPLTLRGLEEGMRFLSK is encoded by the coding sequence ATGCTGCTCAACCTGTTCAACGAAATGCGCGCAGCCAAGGTGCCGGTCTCGGTGCGCGAACTGCTGGACCTGATCAACGCCCTGAAACAGCGAGTCACCTTCGCTGACATGGACGAGTTCTACTATCTGGCGCGCACCATCCTGGTCAAGGACGAACGGCATTTCGACAAGTTCGACCGGGCATTCGGCGCCTATTTCAACGGGCTGGAAAAGCTCGACGATCACCTCAAGGCGTTGATCCCCGAAGACTGGTTGCGCAAGGAGTTCGAACGTTCCTTGAGCGAAGAAGAACGGGCGCAGATCCAGTCGCTGGGCGGCCTGGACAAACTCATCGAGGAATTCAAGAAACGCCTCGAAGAACAGAAAGAGCGCCACGCGGGCGGCAACAAATGGATCGGCACCGGCGGCACCAGCCCGTTCGGCTCGGGTGGCTATAACCCGGAAGGTATTCGGGTCGGCGATGCTGGCGAGCGCAAAGGCAAGGCGGTGAAAGTCTGGGATCAGCGCGAGTACAAGAACCTCGACGATCAAGTCGAGCTGGGCACCCGCAACATCAAGATCGCCCTGCGCCGCCTGCGCAAGTTTGCCCGCCAGGGTGCGGCCGAAGAACTGGACATTGACGGCACCATCGACCACACCGCTCGCGACGCCGGACTGCTGAATATCCAGATGCGCCCGGAACGGCGCAACACCATCAAGTTATTGCTGCTGTTCGACATCGGCGGTTCGATGGACGCCCACGTGAAGATCTGTGAGGAATTGTTCTCGGCCTGCAAGACCGAGTTCAAACACCTGGAATACTTCTACTTCCTTAACTTCATTTATGAATCGGTCTGGAAGAACAACTCTCGACGCGGCTCGGAGCGCACCTCCACGCAAGATCTGCTGCATAAATACGGCGCAGACTACAAAGTCATCTTCATCGGCGACGCCTCATTGGCGCCTTACGAGATCACCCAAGCGGGCGGTAGTGTTGAACACTGGAACGAAGAGCCCGGTTACTTGTGGATGCAACGCTTTACTGCCAAGTTCAAGAAACTCATCTGGATCAATCCCTATCCGAAAGACGCCTGGGCCTATACCACTTCGACCAATATCGTGCGGGACTTGATCGAAGATCAAATGTATCCGCTGACCTTGCGCGGTTTGGAAGAAGGGATGCGTTTTCTTTCTAAATAA
- a CDS encoding MoxR family ATPase, which produces MKFEGTRAYVATDDLKLAVNAAITLERPLLVKGEPGTGKTMLAEQLAESFGAKLITWHIKSTTKAHQGLYEYDAVSRLRDSQLGVDKVHDVRNYLKKGKLWEAFEAEERVILLIDEIDKADIEFPNDLLQELDKMEFYVYEIDETIKAKIRPIIIITSNNEKELPDAFLRRCFFHYIAFPDRTTLQKIVDVHYPDIKKELVSEALDVFFDVRKVPGLKKKPSTSELVDWLKLLMADNIGEAVLRERDPTKAIPPLAGALVKNEQDVQLLERLAFMSRRGNR; this is translated from the coding sequence ATGAAGTTTGAAGGCACCCGCGCATACGTCGCCACTGACGACCTCAAGCTGGCGGTCAACGCGGCAATTACCCTGGAGCGCCCGCTGCTGGTCAAAGGTGAACCCGGCACCGGCAAAACCATGCTCGCTGAACAACTGGCCGAGTCTTTCGGCGCCAAATTGATCACCTGGCACATCAAGTCCACCACCAAGGCGCATCAGGGCCTTTATGAATACGATGCCGTCAGCCGCCTGCGTGATTCGCAACTGGGTGTGGATAAAGTCCACGATGTGCGCAACTACCTGAAGAAGGGCAAGCTCTGGGAAGCATTCGAGGCCGAAGAACGGGTGATTCTGCTGATCGACGAAATCGACAAGGCCGACATCGAATTCCCCAACGACCTGCTGCAAGAACTCGACAAGATGGAGTTCTACGTTTACGAAATCGACGAGACCATCAAGGCCAAAATCCGCCCGATCATCATCATTACTTCCAACAACGAAAAAGAGCTGCCGGACGCGTTCCTGCGCCGCTGCTTCTTCCACTACATTGCCTTCCCTGATCGCACTACCTTGCAGAAAATCGTCGACGTGCATTATCCGGACATCAAGAAAGAGCTGGTCAGCGAAGCGCTGGACGTGTTTTTCGATGTGCGCAAAGTGCCCGGTCTGAAGAAAAAACCTTCCACCTCGGAACTGGTCGACTGGCTGAAACTGCTGATGGCCGACAACATTGGTGAAGCGGTGCTGCGCGAGCGCGATCCGACCAAAGCCATTCCGCCGCTGGCCGGGGCGCTGGTCAAGAATGAGCAGGACGTTCAGTTGTTGGAACGCCTTGCATTCATGAGCCGTCGCGGCAATCGCTGA
- a CDS encoding DMT family transporter — protein sequence MFINTKLASLATTTLFVLLWSSGAIFSKWGLAHASPFAFLLIRFLLALIALAVLIPMLGYKLPATGKPLLYAAATGAVLLGAYQIFYLLALDLKVTPGVMATIMGVQPILTAVVMERNRAWTRLFGLGLGLAGLILVVYQSIGLGGMSMAGMLFGLLAMISMTCGSIMQKRITDNPLGTLPVQYLAGALLCGVFVPFQPFHFEISTGFIVPVLWMGLVVSVLATFLLYRLIAQGNLVNVTSLFYLVPAVTAIMDYLIFGNRLAMLSLFGMLLIVVGLMFVFRKPS from the coding sequence ATGTTCATCAATACAAAACTGGCTTCGTTGGCCACTACAACGTTATTCGTCCTGCTGTGGAGCAGCGGGGCGATTTTCTCCAAGTGGGGGCTGGCCCACGCGTCGCCGTTCGCTTTTCTGCTGATCCGCTTCCTGCTGGCCCTGATCGCCCTTGCAGTATTGATCCCGATGCTCGGCTACAAGCTGCCCGCAACCGGCAAACCGCTGCTGTATGCCGCCGCGACCGGTGCCGTGTTGCTGGGGGCTTATCAGATTTTCTATCTGCTGGCGCTGGACCTGAAAGTCACGCCCGGTGTGATGGCGACCATCATGGGTGTGCAGCCGATCCTCACGGCGGTGGTCATGGAGCGCAATCGGGCCTGGACGCGCCTGTTCGGTCTGGGCCTGGGATTGGCCGGATTGATTCTGGTGGTCTATCAGAGTATCGGTCTGGGCGGGATGTCCATGGCGGGCATGCTGTTTGGCTTGCTGGCGATGATCAGCATGACCTGCGGCTCGATCATGCAAAAGCGCATCACCGATAACCCGCTGGGAACCCTGCCGGTGCAATACCTGGCCGGCGCGCTGCTGTGTGGCGTGTTCGTGCCGTTCCAGCCATTCCACTTCGAAATCAGCACCGGCTTCATCGTGCCGGTGCTGTGGATGGGGCTGGTGGTCTCGGTGCTGGCGACGTTCCTGCTGTATCGATTGATCGCCCAGGGCAATCTGGTCAACGTCACCAGCCTGTTCTATCTGGTCCCGGCCGTAACGGCGATCATGGATTACCTGATCTTCGGCAACCGGCTGGCGATGCTGAGCCTGTTCGGCATGCTGCTGATCGTGGTAGGGCTGATGTTTGTGTTTCGTAAGCCGAGTTGA
- a CDS encoding DMT family transporter, producing MKPADITRLIALAAIWGASFLFMRIIAPVLGTVPTAFFRVSIAAVGLLVILWLMRIDWDFRGKLKTCMMLGVINSGLPATMYSLAAQVMPAGYSSIFNATTPLMGVLVGGLFFSEKLSTVKIIGVFLGLVGVGILTRAGPVAFNLELLTGALACLLATTCYAFAGFLTRRWLDQQGGLDSRLSALGSMLGATLLLLPLFGYRVITDPPANWGGISVWASLLGLGLICTAFAYILYFRLMSSIGPLSSMTVTFMIPPFGVLWGALLLDEPLSMAHLYGGALIAVALWLVLRPAAVASAKAL from the coding sequence ATGAAACCTGCCGACATTACTCGCCTGATCGCGCTGGCCGCAATCTGGGGCGCGAGCTTTTTGTTCATGCGCATCATCGCGCCAGTGCTGGGCACCGTGCCCACCGCGTTTTTTCGCGTGTCGATTGCGGCGGTCGGGCTACTGGTCATTCTCTGGCTGATGCGCATCGACTGGGATTTTCGCGGCAAGCTCAAGACCTGCATGATGCTAGGCGTGATCAACTCCGGGCTGCCCGCGACCATGTATTCGCTGGCGGCGCAGGTCATGCCAGCCGGTTACTCGTCGATCTTCAACGCAACTACGCCGCTGATGGGCGTGCTGGTTGGCGGTCTGTTCTTCAGCGAAAAACTCTCGACGGTGAAAATCATTGGCGTGTTCCTCGGCCTGGTGGGCGTGGGGATCCTGACGCGAGCAGGGCCGGTGGCGTTCAATCTGGAATTGCTGACCGGCGCACTGGCCTGCCTGCTGGCGACGACCTGCTACGCGTTCGCAGGATTCCTGACCCGACGCTGGCTGGATCAGCAAGGCGGTCTGGACAGTCGGCTTTCGGCACTGGGCAGCATGCTTGGCGCCACCCTGCTGCTTCTGCCCCTGTTCGGCTATCGGGTGATCACCGATCCTCCCGCGAATTGGGGTGGTATTAGCGTTTGGGCGTCGCTGCTGGGATTGGGCCTGATCTGCACGGCGTTCGCCTACATTCTGTATTTCCGCCTGATGAGCAGCATCGGCCCCCTGAGCTCCATGACCGTGACCTTCATGATTCCGCCATTCGGCGTGCTGTGGGGGGCATTGCTGCTGGATGAGCCGCTGTCCATGGCGCACCTGTATGGCGGCGCGCTGATTGCGGTGGCGTTGTGGCTGGTGTTGAGGCCTGCGGCCGTGGCGTCAGCGAAGGCACTTTGA
- a CDS encoding aspartyl/asparaginyl beta-hydroxylase domain-containing protein → MTFSFAAKASILMLFLASTLYVHLRGKARLPLLRQFVNHSALFAPYNALMYLFSKVPSKPYLNRQAFPELDVLKNNWETIRDEAMHLFDEGYIRAAEKNNDAGFGSFFKKGWKRFYLKWYDKALPSAEALCPKTVALVNSIPNVKGAMFALLPGDSHLNPHRDPFAGSLRYHLGLSTPNSDDCRIYVDGQVYAWRDGEDVMFDETYVHWVKNETDQTRVILFCDIERPLRSRFMTRINRSVSAWLGRATAPQNLDDERVGGINRAYAWSKSFSDGFSGKVKQLKRKHPKAYRVLRPVLAVVVLTLLGYWLFG, encoded by the coding sequence ATGACGTTTTCATTTGCTGCCAAGGCATCGATTCTGATGCTATTTCTGGCCAGCACGCTGTACGTGCATCTGCGCGGTAAAGCGCGGTTGCCGCTGCTACGTCAGTTTGTTAACCACTCGGCGCTGTTCGCACCTTATAACGCCTTGATGTACCTGTTTTCCAAAGTGCCGTCCAAGCCGTACCTGAACCGTCAGGCCTTCCCCGAGCTGGACGTGCTGAAGAACAACTGGGAAACCATCCGCGACGAAGCCATGCATTTGTTCGACGAAGGTTATATTCGCGCGGCTGAAAAGAACAACGACGCCGGTTTCGGTTCGTTCTTCAAGAAGGGCTGGAAACGTTTTTACCTCAAGTGGTACGACAAGGCCTTGCCTTCCGCCGAAGCGCTTTGCCCAAAGACCGTGGCCTTGGTCAACAGCATTCCCAACGTCAAAGGTGCCATGTTCGCGCTGTTGCCGGGTGACAGCCATTTGAACCCGCATCGCGACCCGTTCGCCGGTTCCTTGCGTTATCACCTGGGCTTGTCGACGCCCAACTCCGATGACTGCCGCATTTATGTCGACGGTCAGGTGTACGCCTGGCGCGACGGCGAAGACGTGATGTTCGACGAAACCTACGTGCATTGGGTCAAGAACGAAACCGACCAAACCCGCGTCATTCTTTTCTGTGACATCGAACGCCCGCTGCGCAGCCGCTTCATGACCCGCATCAATCGCTCGGTCAGCGCCTGGCTGGGCCGCGCCACCGCGCCGCAGAACCTGGACGATGAACGCGTCGGCGGCATCAATCGCGCTTACGCCTGGAGCAAGAGCTTCAGCGACGGCTTCAGCGGCAAGGTCAAACAACTCAAGCGCAAGCATCCCAAGGCTTATCGGGTATTGCGCCCGGTGCTGGCGGTGGTGGTGCTGACGTTGCTCGGGTATTGGTTGTTTGGTTGA
- the cysK gene encoding cysteine synthase A — protein MSRIYADNAHSIGNTPLVQINRIAPRGVTILAKIEGRNPGYSVKCRIGANMIWDAESKGKLKPGMTIVEPTSGNTGIGLAFVAAARGYKLMLTMPASMSIERRKVLKALGAELVLTEPAKGMKGAIEKAEELVASDPEKFFMPAQFENPANPAIHEKTTGPEIWNDTDGAIDVLVAGVGTGGTITGVSRYIKNTAGKPILSVAVEPLGSPIITQARAGEEIKPSPHKIQGIGAGFIPKNLDLSLVDRVELVSDEEAKAMALRLMQEEGILCGISCGAAMAAAVRMAETPEMQGKTIVVILPDSGERYLSSMLFSDLFTDQELQQ, from the coding sequence ATGAGCCGTATCTACGCTGACAACGCCCATTCAATCGGTAACACGCCGCTGGTGCAGATCAACCGCATCGCACCGCGCGGGGTCACGATTCTGGCCAAGATCGAAGGGCGCAATCCCGGTTATTCGGTGAAATGCCGGATCGGCGCCAACATGATCTGGGACGCTGAAAGCAAGGGCAAACTCAAGCCCGGCATGACCATTGTCGAACCGACTTCGGGTAACACCGGCATTGGCCTGGCTTTTGTAGCCGCCGCCCGCGGCTATAAATTGATGCTCACCATGCCGGCCTCCATGAGTATCGAACGCCGCAAAGTGCTCAAAGCGCTGGGTGCCGAGCTGGTGTTGACCGAACCCGCCAAAGGGATGAAAGGCGCCATCGAAAAAGCCGAAGAACTTGTGGCCAGCGATCCTGAAAAATTCTTCATGCCGGCGCAGTTCGAGAACCCGGCGAACCCGGCGATTCACGAAAAAACCACGGGTCCGGAAATCTGGAACGACACCGACGGCGCCATTGATGTGCTGGTCGCTGGCGTCGGCACCGGCGGTACGATTACCGGCGTGTCGCGCTACATCAAGAACACCGCGGGCAAGCCCATCCTCTCAGTCGCGGTCGAACCCTTGGGTTCTCCAATCATCACCCAGGCGCGTGCCGGTGAAGAGATCAAACCCAGCCCGCACAAGATTCAGGGCATCGGCGCCGGTTTCATCCCGAAAAACCTGGACCTATCACTGGTCGACCGGGTGGAACTGGTCAGTGACGAAGAAGCCAAAGCCATGGCACTGCGGCTGATGCAGGAAGAAGGCATTTTGTGCGGGATTTCCTGCGGCGCGGCCATGGCGGCAGCGGTGCGTATGGCCGAAACGCCGGAAATGCAGGGCAAGACAATCGTGGTGATCCTGCCGGATTCCGGCGAGCGTTATTTGTCGAGCATGTTGTTCAGCGACCTGTTTACCGACCAGGAGCTGCAACAGTAA
- a CDS encoding biotin-dependent carboxyltransferase family protein, with translation MSALLIENSTPLCLLQDAGRFGVRHLGVTQGGALDWVSMSWANRLLDNPLDAAVIEITLGGLTLLAEADCCLALAGADLGAMLDDRPVQPWRSFFVGKGQRLRLRQPQLGARAYLAAPGGFDAPKVLGSCASVGREELGGLDGLGKALAKGDRLGYSGSAFVLRTLTEQQIPNFHDAAPLDVVLGAQIGEFSGLSLFDVFNNNWTLDSRADRMGIRLLGPELIYQGAPMISEGIPLGAIQVPPDGQPIVLLNDRQTIGGYPRLGALTPLSLARLAQRLPGSTLRLRPIVQSVAHQRHVEYLQKLAS, from the coding sequence ATGAGCGCGCTGTTGATCGAAAACAGCACACCGTTGTGCCTGTTGCAGGACGCGGGGCGTTTTGGCGTACGGCATCTGGGCGTGACTCAAGGCGGGGCGCTGGATTGGGTGTCCATGTCCTGGGCCAATCGCCTGCTGGACAACCCGCTGGATGCTGCGGTGATCGAAATCACCCTGGGTGGTTTGACGTTACTGGCCGAGGCGGATTGCTGCCTGGCCTTGGCGGGTGCTGACCTGGGCGCGATGCTCGACGACCGGCCGGTCCAGCCATGGCGCAGTTTTTTCGTTGGCAAGGGCCAGCGCTTGCGCTTGCGCCAGCCACAACTCGGTGCCCGGGCTTATCTGGCCGCCCCCGGCGGTTTCGACGCGCCGAAAGTGCTGGGCAGCTGCGCGAGTGTTGGTCGCGAAGAACTGGGCGGTCTCGATGGCTTGGGCAAAGCGTTGGCCAAAGGTGATCGGCTGGGTTATTCAGGGTCGGCTTTCGTACTGCGCACGCTGACCGAACAGCAGATCCCGAACTTCCATGACGCTGCGCCGCTGGACGTGGTTCTTGGTGCGCAAATTGGCGAATTCAGCGGCCTGAGCCTGTTCGACGTGTTCAACAACAACTGGACCCTGGACAGCCGCGCCGACCGCATGGGCATTCGCCTGCTGGGGCCGGAACTGATTTATCAGGGCGCACCGATGATCTCGGAAGGTATCCCGCTCGGCGCTATCCAGGTGCCACCCGACGGCCAACCCATCGTCCTGCTCAACGACCGGCAAACCATCGGCGGCTACCCACGACTTGGCGCGCTGACGCCACTTTCCCTGGCGAGACTCGCCCAGCGATTGCCGGGAAGTACCTTGCGGTTAAGGCCGATAGTGCAAAGCGTTGCACATCAGCGGCATGTTGAGTATTTACAAAAGTTAGCGAGTTAA